One Gemmatimonadota bacterium DNA window includes the following coding sequences:
- a CDS encoding HEAT repeat domain-containing protein translates to MTLLRLILLFAATVVAIGVLGIVAWLIYAAWLSRVERRLAERKGLYREVVAGLAQREKALLEPELLQLRTLRDFEALEALLEEQARGLTERPPWLLDTYDRLGLVDKYIERIRTAKEWRERAFAAELLGRVGNAKAVPALLETIGATRTEDADVREIALRALARIADPRAVGPLVEALKQAENWLAPRIADILVRHGAPVVEPMLAFLRDPTRHPARAWAANILGELKVQSAFPVLIVALKDMDDEVRAKVAGALGKLGDRRAVTYLLDHLLSDPAPFVRARIASALGQFADSEVIDRLVRALGDPAWWVRMRSVEALEQIGPAAEAPLSVALDDPDPEIRIRAAVALERLGVPSRLVGLIERGEDTPDTHAMLVKFGVAGARELLAEHLLHPAPRVRRAVVAAVRQTDRRDLGVELIERARHDTEPAIRAEALEVLHALTVREAVPAALDALGDADERVRAAATALIGDLGGSELAGVILPRSTDREPLVRAAAARALGLIHAAGADREFARLLRDPEALVRAAAAEGVAETGWRGAAPLLVELLADSEAAVRAAAARALGELGVADTVPALVRSYRDAEPDFADAITAAVARIDRDQLGAIIDLLLERNDADGRVRLVRTIGGLRPPYPVPLLESLFRDHAPQVRAAAADVLGRTGEERATELLLLGLDDPDAEVRARAVDGLVRLGRETASLRLLTLLQQDPSPLVRERAALATGIFRAPGGEVALLAICHQDQPVAVRVAAVLALGAYDQESLVARVVEMADEQELRETLRERLKQDAEFRLLGLRLREARHVELRALGSTSREQMEQTLAEGMRGVLSPEQRVRLVAGLRVFQGERSRSALLTVVRSDPDPDVRAAALTAVGGMLDADELHLTATRALADPNRSVRHAAVALFQRVAPEKGLPGLVRLLRSEDDAVVLKAVAEQAEAAFPAFLDLALGLDRDGQEAILLTRIARHMHHPDLRRVLGVVGLSQATPVREAVGQLWAVRPDLVDEPALEGLSVDPAVPVRRAAAHAWAACRRFERLAAMLGDPDPGVRQDIAVAFLDAPDSAALEPLFLDPDEMVRAALFATRLLRGEWTETPDSFAIGRAAAATAIRRAQPVETLREVARDDRDPARRLPAALALAVLGDDAAYTVMRADPEWAIRDRVGRMLAGWREPPGTRHSA, encoded by the coding sequence GTGACCCTGCTTCGCCTGATCCTCCTGTTCGCCGCAACGGTCGTCGCCATCGGCGTCCTGGGCATCGTGGCCTGGCTCATCTACGCCGCGTGGCTCTCCCGGGTGGAGCGCCGGCTGGCGGAGCGGAAGGGGCTCTACCGCGAGGTCGTGGCGGGGCTGGCGCAGCGGGAGAAGGCGCTGCTCGAGCCCGAGCTGCTCCAGCTCCGCACCCTGCGCGACTTCGAGGCGCTGGAGGCGCTGCTCGAGGAGCAGGCCCGGGGCCTCACCGAGCGGCCCCCCTGGCTGCTCGACACCTACGACCGGCTCGGCCTGGTCGACAAGTACATCGAGCGCATCCGCACCGCCAAGGAGTGGCGCGAGCGCGCCTTCGCCGCCGAGCTGCTGGGCCGGGTGGGCAACGCCAAGGCGGTGCCCGCCCTGCTCGAGACCATCGGCGCCACCCGCACCGAGGACGCCGACGTGCGGGAGATCGCGCTGCGGGCGCTGGCCCGCATCGCCGACCCCCGCGCGGTGGGGCCGCTGGTCGAGGCGCTCAAGCAGGCGGAGAACTGGCTGGCGCCGCGCATCGCCGACATCCTGGTGCGCCATGGCGCGCCGGTGGTGGAGCCGATGCTGGCCTTCCTGCGCGACCCGACCCGGCACCCCGCGCGGGCGTGGGCCGCGAACATCCTGGGCGAGCTCAAGGTCCAGAGCGCCTTCCCGGTGCTGATCGTGGCGCTCAAGGACATGGACGACGAGGTGCGCGCCAAGGTGGCCGGCGCCCTCGGCAAGCTGGGCGACCGCCGCGCCGTCACCTACCTGCTCGACCACCTGCTCTCCGACCCGGCGCCCTTCGTGCGCGCGCGCATCGCCAGCGCCCTGGGCCAGTTCGCCGACAGCGAGGTGATCGACCGCCTGGTCCGCGCCCTCGGCGACCCGGCCTGGTGGGTCCGCATGCGGAGCGTCGAGGCGCTGGAGCAGATCGGCCCCGCCGCCGAGGCGCCGCTCTCGGTGGCGCTCGACGACCCCGATCCCGAGATCCGCATCCGCGCCGCGGTGGCGCTGGAGCGGCTCGGGGTGCCCAGCCGCCTGGTGGGGCTGATCGAGCGGGGCGAGGACACCCCGGATACCCACGCCATGCTGGTCAAGTTCGGCGTGGCGGGCGCCCGCGAGCTGCTGGCCGAGCACCTGCTGCACCCCGCGCCGCGGGTGCGGCGGGCCGTGGTGGCGGCGGTGCGGCAGACCGACCGCCGCGACCTCGGCGTCGAACTGATCGAGCGGGCGCGGCACGACACCGAGCCCGCCATCCGGGCCGAGGCGCTGGAGGTGCTGCACGCCCTGACCGTACGCGAGGCCGTCCCCGCCGCCCTCGACGCCCTCGGCGACGCCGACGAGCGGGTGCGCGCCGCGGCCACCGCGCTCATCGGCGACCTGGGTGGCAGCGAGCTCGCGGGGGTGATCCTCCCCCGCTCCACCGACCGGGAGCCGCTGGTGCGCGCGGCCGCCGCGCGCGCCCTCGGCCTGATCCATGCCGCCGGCGCCGATCGCGAGTTCGCCCGCCTGCTGCGCGACCCCGAGGCGCTGGTCCGGGCCGCGGCGGCGGAGGGGGTGGCGGAGACCGGCTGGCGCGGCGCCGCCCCGCTGCTGGTGGAGCTGCTGGCCGACAGCGAGGCCGCGGTGCGCGCCGCCGCCGCCCGCGCCCTGGGCGAGCTCGGCGTGGCCGACACCGTCCCGGCGCTGGTGCGCAGCTACCGTGACGCGGAGCCCGACTTCGCCGACGCGATCACCGCGGCGGTGGCGCGCATCGACCGCGACCAGCTCGGCGCCATCATCGACCTGCTCCTGGAACGGAACGACGCCGACGGCCGGGTCCGGCTGGTGCGGACCATCGGGGGGCTTCGCCCCCCGTATCCCGTCCCGCTGCTCGAGTCGCTGTTCCGCGACCACGCCCCGCAGGTCCGCGCGGCCGCCGCCGACGTGCTGGGCCGGACCGGCGAGGAGCGGGCCACCGAGCTGCTGCTCCTCGGCCTCGATGACCCCGACGCCGAGGTGCGGGCCCGCGCGGTGGACGGGCTGGTGCGGCTGGGCCGGGAGACCGCCTCGCTGCGGCTGCTCACCCTGCTGCAGCAGGATCCCTCGCCCCTGGTGCGGGAGCGGGCCGCGCTGGCCACCGGCATCTTCCGCGCGCCCGGGGGCGAGGTGGCGCTGCTCGCCATCTGTCACCAGGACCAGCCGGTGGCGGTCCGGGTGGCGGCGGTGCTGGCCCTCGGCGCGTACGACCAGGAGAGCCTGGTGGCCCGGGTGGTGGAGATGGCGGACGAGCAGGAGCTGCGCGAGACGCTGCGCGAGCGCCTCAAGCAGGACGCCGAGTTCCGCCTGCTGGGCCTCCGCCTGCGCGAGGCCCGGCACGTGGAGCTGCGCGCCCTGGGCAGCACCAGCCGGGAGCAGATGGAGCAGACCCTGGCGGAGGGCATGCGCGGCGTGCTCTCCCCCGAGCAGCGGGTCCGGCTGGTGGCCGGCCTGCGGGTGTTCCAGGGGGAGCGCAGCCGCAGCGCGCTGCTCACCGTGGTGCGCAGCGACCCCGACCCGGACGTGCGGGCCGCGGCGCTCACCGCGGTGGGCGGCATGCTCGACGCCGACGAACTGCACCTGACTGCCACCCGCGCCCTGGCCGATCCCAACCGCAGCGTGCGGCACGCGGCCGTGGCGCTGTTCCAGCGCGTGGCCCCCGAGAAGGGGCTCCCCGGCCTGGTGCGCCTGCTCCGCTCCGAGGACGATGCGGTGGTGCTCAAGGCGGTCGCCGAGCAGGCCGAGGCCGCCTTCCCGGCGTTCCTCGACCTGGCGCTCGGCCTCGACCGCGATGGGCAGGAGGCGATCCTGCTCACGCGCATCGCGCGGCACATGCACCACCCCGACCTGCGCCGGGTGCTCGGCGTGGTGGGGCTGAGCCAGGCCACCCCGGTGCGCGAGGCCGTGGGCCAGCTGTGGGCGGTCCGCCCGGACCTGGTCGACGAGCCGGCGCTCGAGGGGCTCAGCGTCGACCCGGCGGTGCCGGTGCGCCGCGCGGCCGCGCATGCCTGGGCCGCCTGCCGCCGCTTCGAGCGGCTGGCCGCGATGCTGGGCGACCCCGACCCGGGGGTGCGGCAGGACATCGCGGTGGCCTTCCTCGACGCCCCCGACAGCGCCGCGCTCGAGCCGCTGTTCCTCGATCCCGACGAGATGGTCCGCGCGGCGCTGTTCGCCACCCGGCTGCTCCGCGGCGAGTGGACCGAGACCCCGGACTCGTTCGCGATCGGGCGCGCGGCGGCCGCCACCGCCATCCGCCGGGCCCAGCCGGTGGAGACCCTGCGCGAGGTGGCGCGGGACGACCGTGATCCCGCGCGCCGGCTCCCCGCCGCGCTGGCGCTCGCGGTCCTGGGCGACGACGCCGCCTACACCGTCATGCGCGCCGACCCCGAGTGGGCCATCCGCGACCGGGTGGGCCGCATGCTCGCCGGGTGGCGCGAGCCGCCCGGCACCCGGCACTCCGCGTGA
- a CDS encoding response regulator: MSRLALVIEDDPDQRRLLERMLGASGWRVEAAPDGEAGLQLAVERRPDVIVLDVMMPRLNGYQTCRRLKAEPATATIPIVIVTTKDQPADEFWAREVGADAFLAKPVDVRQLLELLDRLTESA; this comes from the coding sequence ATGAGCCGCCTGGCGCTCGTCATCGAGGACGATCCCGACCAGCGCCGCCTGCTCGAGCGGATGCTCGGCGCCAGCGGCTGGCGGGTGGAGGCCGCGCCCGACGGCGAGGCCGGCCTGCAGCTGGCCGTCGAGCGCCGCCCCGACGTCATCGTGCTCGACGTCATGATGCCCCGGCTCAACGGGTACCAGACCTGCCGCCGCCTCAAGGCGGAGCCGGCCACCGCCACCATCCCCATCGTGATCGTCACCACCAAGGACCAGCCGGCCGACGAGTTCTGGGCCCGCGAGGTCGGCGCCGACGCCTTCCTGGCCAAGCCGGTGGATGTGCGGCAGCTGCTCGAGCTGCTCGACCGCCTCACGGAGTCCGCGTGA
- a CDS encoding response regulator, with protein MPLADAPISVLVVDDEEPIRNALKKFLNQQGYDVVTAGSGDEALRVLQRQKVSVVLLDVRMPGKSGIDLVPQVLELEPSLAVLMLTAVNDATTAALCMQRGAMDYLTKPIDLSDLARAILRAIRRRDSQIEQANLNQWLKEEVAVRTAELRRERAKLERLSIATLEALVNALEAKDPFIRGHSARVADMGAMIAAELGMGDEQIEQVRMGGRLHDIGKIGIREDILSKEGPLTADEYELVKQHVVIGSQILSPLAHLGEIIAFVRSHHERWDGQGYPDHLKGEEIALGARVLAAAEIYDALTTARPYQEKMPPDVAVERMRDLAGSVLDPTVYHALEAAVRRRQALVFLDDARS; from the coding sequence GTGCCGCTGGCCGACGCCCCGATCAGCGTCCTCGTGGTGGATGACGAGGAGCCGATCCGGAATGCGCTCAAGAAGTTCCTGAACCAGCAGGGCTACGACGTCGTCACGGCAGGCTCCGGCGACGAGGCGTTGCGCGTGCTGCAACGCCAGAAGGTGTCGGTGGTGCTGCTCGACGTCCGGATGCCGGGGAAGAGCGGGATCGACCTGGTGCCCCAGGTGCTGGAGCTGGAGCCGAGCCTGGCCGTCCTCATGCTGACGGCGGTCAACGACGCCACCACCGCCGCGCTCTGCATGCAGCGCGGCGCGATGGACTACCTCACCAAGCCGATCGACCTCTCCGACCTGGCGCGCGCCATCCTGCGCGCCATCCGCCGCCGCGACAGCCAGATCGAGCAGGCCAACCTCAACCAGTGGCTCAAGGAAGAGGTGGCGGTCCGCACCGCCGAGCTGCGGCGCGAGCGCGCCAAGCTGGAGCGGCTCTCGATCGCCACCCTGGAGGCGCTGGTCAACGCCCTCGAGGCCAAGGATCCGTTCATCCGCGGCCACTCTGCCCGGGTGGCCGACATGGGCGCCATGATCGCGGCCGAGCTGGGCATGGGCGATGAGCAGATCGAGCAGGTCCGCATGGGCGGCCGGCTGCACGACATCGGCAAGATCGGCATCCGCGAGGACATCCTGAGCAAGGAAGGCCCGCTCACCGCCGATGAGTACGAGCTGGTCAAGCAGCACGTGGTGATCGGTTCCCAGATCCTCTCCCCGCTGGCGCACCTCGGCGAGATCATCGCCTTCGTGCGCAGCCACCACGAGCGCTGGGACGGGCAGGGCTATCCCGACCACCTGAAGGGGGAGGAGATCGCCCTCGGCGCCCGGGTGCTGGCCGCCGCGGAGATCTACGACGCGCTGACCACCGCGCGGCCGTACCAGGAGAAGATGCCGCCCGACGTGGCGGTGGAACGGATGCGGGACCTGGCCGGCTCGGTGCTGGATCCCACCGTCTACCACGCCCTCGAGGCCGCCGTCCGACGGAGGCAAGCCCTTGTCTTCCTTGACGATGCCCGCTCCTAG
- a CDS encoding ABC transporter substrate-binding protein, whose translation MPRTIHVAHSPDSDDAFMFYALAEGKIDTGDLRYVHELSDIESLNRRALRGELEVTAVSIHAYAYLADRYALLSSGSSMGDRYGPRLVATTAAPADPRAASRGKRIAVPGKLTTAYLALKLYQPDFVEVVVPFDQIEDAVLAGTVDLGLLIHEGQLTFQERGLHLWADMGEWWFAETGLPLPLGGNVVRRDLGEATVQQVARDLKDSIVYALEHRRPALEHAKQFNRGIGDEKTDRFVGMYVNDWTVDYGARGREAVRELLRRGHAAGLIPHPVQVEFVG comes from the coding sequence ATGCCCCGCACCATCCACGTCGCGCACTCGCCCGATTCCGACGACGCGTTCATGTTCTACGCCCTCGCCGAGGGCAAGATCGACACCGGCGACCTCCGCTACGTGCACGAGCTGTCGGACATCGAGTCGCTCAACCGCCGCGCCCTGCGCGGCGAGCTCGAGGTGACCGCGGTCTCGATCCACGCCTACGCCTACCTGGCCGATCGCTACGCCCTGCTGAGCAGCGGCTCCTCGATGGGCGACCGCTACGGCCCGCGGCTGGTGGCCACCACCGCCGCCCCCGCCGACCCGCGCGCGGCCAGCCGCGGCAAGCGCATCGCGGTCCCGGGCAAGCTCACCACCGCCTACCTGGCCCTCAAGCTCTACCAGCCCGACTTCGTCGAGGTGGTGGTGCCCTTCGACCAGATCGAGGACGCGGTGCTCGCCGGCACGGTCGATCTCGGCCTCCTGATCCACGAGGGCCAGCTCACCTTCCAGGAGCGGGGGCTCCATCTCTGGGCCGACATGGGCGAGTGGTGGTTCGCCGAGACCGGCCTGCCCCTGCCCCTCGGCGGCAACGTGGTGCGCCGCGACCTGGGCGAGGCCACCGTCCAGCAGGTGGCCCGCGACCTCAAGGACAGCATCGTCTACGCCCTGGAGCACCGGCGCCCCGCCCTGGAGCACGCCAAGCAGTTCAACCGCGGCATCGGCGACGAGAAGACCGACCGGTTCGTCGGGATGTACGTCAACGACTGGACGGTGGACTACGGCGCGCGGGGCCGCGAGGCGGTCCGGGAGCTGCTGCGGCGCGGGCACGCCGCCGGCCTGATCCCCCACCCGGTGCAGGTGGAGTTCGTGGGGTAG
- a CDS encoding zinc ribbon domain-containing protein, translating into MTTPPSCPACHAPLATEARYCHRCGRAVTAGVGEQAPWIVAWALVLVALAGITWFVTTKDARAAAPDMANAGNTAAGQGGGAGAPPDISQMTPRERFLRLHDRIMNAVGTGDTATALRFAPMALQAYDMLDQVDADARYHAGVIHIQLGDYPAALALADTIQAAAPKHLFAALLRLEAAQAGRDAAAYDRARKTFLADIDQELRAGRPEYDEHRAMLDDLKQRLSTP; encoded by the coding sequence ATGACCACACCGCCCAGCTGCCCCGCCTGCCACGCGCCGCTCGCCACCGAAGCCCGCTACTGCCACCGCTGCGGCCGCGCCGTCACCGCCGGGGTGGGTGAGCAGGCGCCCTGGATCGTGGCCTGGGCGCTGGTGCTGGTGGCCCTCGCCGGGATCACCTGGTTCGTCACCACCAAGGATGCCCGCGCCGCGGCCCCGGACATGGCCAACGCCGGCAACACCGCCGCCGGCCAGGGGGGCGGCGCCGGCGCGCCCCCCGACATCTCCCAGATGACCCCGCGGGAGCGCTTCCTCCGCCTGCACGACCGGATCATGAACGCGGTGGGCACCGGCGACACCGCCACGGCGCTCCGCTTCGCGCCGATGGCGCTGCAGGCCTACGACATGCTCGACCAGGTCGACGCCGACGCCCGCTATCACGCCGGCGTGATCCACATCCAGCTCGGCGACTACCCCGCGGCGCTGGCCCTGGCCGACACCATCCAGGCCGCGGCGCCGAAGCACCTCTTCGCGGCCCTGCTGCGCCTCGAGGCGGCCCAGGCGGGCCGCGATGCCGCCGCCTACGACCGGGCCCGCAAGACCTTCCTCGCCGACATCGACCAGGAACTCCGCGCCGGCCGCCCGGAATACGACGAACACCGCGCCATGCTCGACGACCTGAAGCAGCGTCTCTCCACCCCCTGA
- the glnA gene encoding type I glutamate--ammonia ligase: protein MTAPRPSVTDFPRQLRGVAKADVLELAAEFQVDFLRLQFTDIQGVNKNVEVPRSQFAKALDGEIMFDGSSIEGFVRIEESDMLLVPDLDTFRILPMDDEGGRVARLLCDINTPDHQPFAGCPRLTLKRQIARARDLGYSMMAGCEVEFFLFEKDAQGNPSTVTHDAGSYFDLTPVDRGEELRRLIVRDLELMGFEVEAAHHEVAPGQHEVDFRYADALTTADNIATFKFVVRSLANRHGFVASFMPKPIMGQAGSGMHTHQSLFRGKDNAFYDPKTEHQLSAVALSYVEGLLHHARGFCAITNPLINSYKRLVPGYEAPINVAWSMRNRSPLVRIPERREDGTRCELRMPDPSANPYLSLTVQLAAGLDGVEQRMPCREPVNRNIFRMSYRDRRKYQIDDLPRDLHEALDRFEKDDVIKAALGEHLTERFLEAKREEVALFNREVTEWETRNYLGRY from the coding sequence ATGACCGCACCCCGCCCCTCCGTCACCGATTTTCCCCGGCAGCTGCGTGGCGTCGCCAAGGCCGATGTGCTCGAGCTGGCGGCGGAGTTCCAGGTGGACTTCCTCCGGCTCCAGTTCACCGACATCCAGGGCGTCAACAAGAACGTCGAGGTCCCCCGCAGCCAGTTCGCCAAGGCGCTGGACGGGGAGATCATGTTCGACGGGTCCTCCATCGAGGGGTTCGTGCGGATCGAGGAGAGCGACATGCTCCTGGTCCCCGACCTCGACACCTTCCGCATCCTGCCGATGGACGACGAGGGGGGCCGGGTGGCCCGGCTCCTCTGCGACATCAACACCCCCGACCACCAGCCCTTCGCCGGCTGCCCGCGACTCACGCTCAAGCGGCAGATCGCCCGCGCGCGCGACCTCGGCTACTCGATGATGGCCGGCTGCGAGGTGGAGTTCTTCCTGTTCGAGAAGGACGCCCAGGGCAACCCCAGCACCGTCACCCACGACGCCGGCAGCTACTTCGACCTCACCCCGGTGGACCGTGGCGAGGAGCTGCGGCGCCTGATCGTGCGGGACCTCGAGCTGATGGGCTTCGAGGTGGAGGCGGCCCACCACGAGGTGGCGCCCGGCCAGCACGAGGTGGACTTCCGCTACGCCGACGCGCTCACCACCGCCGACAACATCGCCACCTTCAAGTTCGTGGTGCGCAGCCTGGCCAACCGGCACGGCTTCGTGGCGTCGTTCATGCCCAAGCCGATCATGGGGCAGGCCGGCAGCGGCATGCACACCCACCAGAGCCTCTTCCGCGGCAAGGACAACGCCTTCTACGACCCGAAGACCGAGCACCAGCTCTCGGCGGTGGCGCTGTCGTACGTGGAGGGGCTGCTGCACCACGCCCGCGGCTTCTGCGCCATCACCAACCCGCTGATCAACAGCTACAAGCGGCTGGTCCCGGGCTACGAGGCGCCGATCAACGTGGCGTGGAGCATGCGGAACCGCTCCCCGCTGGTGCGCATCCCCGAGCGGCGCGAGGACGGCACCCGCTGCGAGCTGCGCATGCCCGATCCCTCCGCCAACCCGTACCTCTCGCTCACCGTGCAGCTGGCGGCCGGCCTCGACGGCGTGGAGCAGCGGATGCCCTGCCGCGAGCCGGTCAACCGCAACATCTTCCGCATGAGCTACCGCGACCGGCGGAAGTACCAGATCGACGACCTCCCCCGCGACCTCCACGAGGCGCTCGACCGCTTCGAGAAGGACGACGTGATCAAGGCCGCGCTCGGCGAGCACCTCACCGAGCGCTTCCTCGAGGCCAAGCGCGAGGAAGTGGCCCTGTTCAACCGCGAAGTGACGGAGTGGGAGACCCGCAACTACCTGGGGCGGTACTAG
- a CDS encoding DinB family protein, translated as MTRDALDLLLANLAPPRGRAWHGGPTPVGVVRGVTAREARTVPRGGRHSIWSLTLHLAYWKYAVRRHFEPVEPGSFPRSPANFPRVPARADEAAWKADRALLAAEHRRLAAAIAAFDPARLGERSESARRWTYGELIVGSLMHDAWHAGQVQLLKRLVRRA; from the coding sequence ATGACTCGCGACGCGCTGGACCTGCTGCTGGCCAACCTGGCCCCGCCCCGCGGGCGGGCGTGGCATGGCGGTCCGACCCCGGTGGGCGTGGTCCGCGGCGTCACCGCCCGCGAGGCGCGCACCGTGCCGCGCGGGGGCCGGCACAGCATCTGGTCGCTGACGCTGCACCTGGCCTACTGGAAGTACGCGGTGCGGCGGCACTTCGAGCCGGTGGAGCCGGGAAGCTTCCCGCGCTCCCCCGCCAACTTTCCCCGGGTGCCCGCCCGGGCCGACGAGGCGGCGTGGAAGGCCGATCGCGCCCTGCTCGCCGCGGAGCACCGGCGGCTCGCCGCCGCGATCGCGGCCTTCGACCCCGCGCGGCTGGGCGAGCGCTCCGAGAGCGCCCGCCGCTGGACCTACGGGGAGTTGATCGTGGGGTCGCTGATGCACGACGCCTGGCACGCGGGCCAGGTGCAGCTGCTCAAGCGGCTGGTGCGGCGGGCCTAG
- a CDS encoding alpha/beta fold hydrolase, with protein sequence MFALLCTALGLSLAPPQDSVVRLVPTAPAETLNVTVTGPATGPTLVIIPGLISPAYAYRGLLGPLNQAGIRTVVVEPLGVGGSSRPGGKSDYSIWAQAQRVGAALDSVGIADAVVMGHAVGATIALRLAVERPTLARRLVLLEVGSLESAAVPGVKQALRFSFLVRLFAGRGRIRKELRKGLIGTSVDSSWVTDSLVERYTAGAAGSMGAVLRALKRMDQSVEPDSLVQRLPEIRVPVRLVVGGGERLGGSRSAGKGRLRVLSTGLPQFTVDTIPGAGLHLQEEQPDAVAAALRQEVEEAYR encoded by the coding sequence ATGTTCGCCCTGCTCTGTACCGCCCTCGGCCTGAGCCTCGCGCCGCCACAGGATTCCGTGGTGCGCCTGGTGCCCACGGCGCCGGCGGAGACGCTCAACGTGACGGTGACCGGGCCGGCCACCGGCCCGACGCTGGTGATCATCCCGGGACTCATCAGCCCCGCCTACGCCTACCGGGGCCTGCTCGGCCCCCTCAACCAGGCCGGGATCCGGACGGTGGTGGTCGAACCGCTCGGCGTGGGCGGCTCGTCGCGTCCGGGCGGGAAATCCGACTATTCGATCTGGGCCCAGGCGCAGCGGGTGGGGGCGGCGCTCGACAGCGTGGGCATCGCCGACGCCGTGGTGATGGGGCACGCGGTGGGGGCCACGATCGCGCTCCGGCTGGCGGTGGAGCGGCCGACGCTGGCGCGCCGACTGGTCCTGCTCGAGGTGGGCTCGCTGGAATCGGCCGCGGTGCCCGGGGTGAAGCAGGCGCTCCGCTTCTCGTTCCTGGTGCGGCTCTTTGCCGGCCGGGGGCGGATCCGGAAGGAGCTGCGGAAGGGGCTCATCGGGACCTCGGTGGACAGCAGCTGGGTCACCGACTCGCTGGTGGAGCGCTACACGGCGGGGGCGGCGGGCAGCATGGGCGCGGTGCTGCGGGCGCTGAAGCGGATGGACCAGTCGGTGGAGCCCGACTCGCTGGTGCAGCGGCTGCCGGAGATCCGGGTGCCGGTGCGGCTGGTGGTGGGTGGCGGGGAGCGCCTCGGCGGCAGCCGGAGCGCCGGCAAGGGGCGGCTCCGCGTGCTGAGCACCGGCCTGCCGCAGTTCACGGTGGACACGATTCCCGGCGCCGGGCTGCACCTGCAGGAGGAGCAGCCCGACGCGGTGGCGGCGGCCCTGCGGCAGGAAGTGGAGGAGGCGTACCGATGA